One window of the Devosia sp. 2618 genome contains the following:
- a CDS encoding prephenate dehydratase: protein MTKKIAFQGEPGAFSHAAASNFFPGEDAIGCVTFEETLNAVQTGRADFAVVPVENSLYGRITDIHHLLPESGLHIIGETYLRVEMNLLAVPGATLDDIKSVQSLSVALGQCRKFIADKGYRTINAVDTAGSAREVAEKADKSVAAIASRFAGEIYGLNVLATNIEDAAHNTTRFLVLSPTPKEAPANVGKVKTTFIFRVRNVPAALYKAMGGFATNGVNMTKLESYMVGGAFTATQFYADIEGHPTDPGVVHAFEELGFFTDQFKVLGVYPAAESY from the coding sequence ATGACCAAGAAGATCGCATTCCAGGGTGAACCCGGCGCTTTCAGCCATGCGGCCGCCTCAAATTTTTTCCCCGGCGAAGATGCGATCGGCTGTGTCACCTTTGAGGAGACGCTCAACGCGGTCCAGACCGGCCGCGCCGATTTTGCCGTCGTGCCGGTGGAAAATTCGCTCTATGGCCGCATCACCGATATTCACCACCTGCTGCCCGAAAGCGGCCTTCATATCATCGGCGAGACCTATCTGCGCGTCGAGATGAACCTGCTGGCCGTCCCCGGTGCGACGCTGGACGATATCAAATCGGTGCAGTCGCTCTCGGTTGCGCTCGGCCAGTGCCGCAAGTTCATCGCCGACAAGGGCTATCGAACCATCAATGCGGTCGATACCGCCGGCTCCGCCCGCGAAGTCGCCGAGAAGGCCGATAAATCGGTCGCCGCCATCGCCTCGCGCTTTGCCGGCGAAATCTACGGCCTCAACGTGCTGGCCACCAATATCGAAGACGCGGCCCACAACACCACGCGTTTCCTCGTGCTGTCGCCGACGCCCAAGGAAGCCCCGGCCAATGTCGGCAAGGTCAAGACCACCTTCATCTTCCGCGTCCGCAACGTTCCGGCCGCGCTCTATAAGGCCATGGGCGGTTTTGCCACCAATGGCGTCAACATGACCAAGCTCGAAAGCTACATGGTCGGCGGCGCCTTCACCGCGACCCAGTTCTACGCCGACATCGAAGGCCACCCGACCGATCCGGGCGTGGTGCATGCCTTTGAAGAGCTTGGCTTCTTCACCGACCAGTTCAAGGTTCTCGGCGTCTATCCAGCCGCCGAGTCCTACTAA
- a CDS encoding cytochrome c family protein — translation MDSFELNKIMGAVLGTLLFVMGAGFVAEAIYHPIEGKGPGYALPEPEPVATGVVAEAAPVIPLGTLLASASAERGAAAARKCQSCHNFGEGEPNKQGPHLYDIVNRSEGSIADFAYSDAMAAHHAAGDVWSYENLNHFLTKPSDYAPGTKMNFAGIRTAEERADILAYLQTLSHNPVPFPAAEEAPAAPAAEDAAPAGAGEPAPTAAPADAPAVAPAVVTETPSTTSTETPVEGTPVTGAPAPAPAAETPAPAAAAPEAPAAEPAPAPEAAPPAAPAPTPGPSVNTLQPSG, via the coding sequence ATGGATTCGTTCGAGCTTAACAAAATCATGGGCGCCGTGCTGGGCACGTTGTTGTTCGTCATGGGCGCTGGCTTTGTCGCTGAGGCCATCTACCACCCTATCGAGGGGAAGGGTCCGGGCTATGCCCTGCCTGAACCCGAGCCAGTTGCGACAGGCGTAGTGGCGGAAGCCGCTCCGGTAATTCCGCTGGGCACCCTGCTGGCAAGCGCCAGTGCGGAGCGTGGCGCTGCAGCAGCCCGCAAGTGCCAGTCGTGCCACAATTTCGGCGAGGGCGAGCCCAACAAGCAGGGTCCGCACCTTTACGACATCGTGAACCGTTCGGAAGGTTCGATTGCGGACTTCGCATATTCGGACGCCATGGCTGCCCATCACGCGGCAGGCGACGTCTGGTCGTATGAGAACCTCAACCACTTCCTGACCAAGCCAAGCGATTACGCTCCAGGCACCAAGATGAACTTTGCCGGTATCCGTACCGCTGAAGAACGCGCGGACATCCTGGCGTATCTGCAGACGCTGTCGCACAACCCAGTGCCATTCCCGGCCGCTGAAGAAGCCCCTGCTGCGCCAGCAGCGGAGGACGCAGCACCAGCCGGCGCCGGTGAGCCTGCTCCAACAGCAGCGCCAGCCGATGCCCCTGCGGTTGCACCAGCTGTAGTGACCGAGACGCCTTCGACCACATCGACGGAAACGCCGGTGGAAGGCACGCCAGTGACCGGCGCTCCAGCGCCAGCCCCTGCGGCTGAAACGCCAGCGCCTGCCGCTGCGGCCCCAGAGGCACCAGCTGCCGAGCCTGCACCAGCGCCAGAAGCTGCTCCACCAGCAGCGCCTGCGCCCACGCCAGGGCCAAGCGTCAATACGCTGCAGCCCTCCGGCTAA
- a CDS encoding glyoxylate/hydroxypyruvate reductase A: MLLLHLSDVDEANWAEKFRAALGAYPVVRRGDDFDPADVRYIFVWKPKADAFDGLTGLEAILSLGAGVDALLKHPNLPDAPVVRFVDSDLSQRMSDYVVAHVTMHHRLYTRFRADQKARRWNQIYPPAASETTVGIMGMGVLGQDAAKRLVPLGFDLRSWSRTPKAIDGVEGFAGAESFDAFLAGTDILVNLLPLTPETTGILNSATFAKLRRDRLDGGPVIINAARGGHQREADIVAALADGTLGAASLDVFETEPLPADSPLWAIENCYVTPHIAAISNEATGVRYFTKIIEDHKAGKPLINVVDRDRGY; this comes from the coding sequence ATGCTGTTGCTGCACCTGTCTGACGTCGATGAAGCCAACTGGGCCGAAAAGTTCAGGGCCGCCCTTGGCGCCTATCCCGTGGTGCGGCGCGGCGATGACTTCGATCCGGCAGACGTGCGCTATATCTTTGTGTGGAAGCCCAAGGCCGATGCATTTGACGGCCTGACGGGACTTGAAGCCATTCTGTCGCTCGGCGCGGGCGTTGATGCCCTGCTCAAGCATCCCAACCTGCCCGACGCCCCCGTCGTGCGGTTTGTCGACAGCGATCTCAGCCAGCGCATGAGCGATTATGTGGTGGCGCATGTGACCATGCATCACCGGCTCTACACCCGCTTCCGCGCCGACCAGAAGGCGCGGCGCTGGAACCAGATCTATCCGCCCGCCGCTTCGGAAACGACGGTCGGCATCATGGGCATGGGCGTGCTCGGGCAGGACGCGGCCAAGAGGTTGGTGCCGCTCGGGTTTGACCTGCGCAGCTGGAGCCGCACGCCCAAGGCCATCGACGGGGTTGAGGGCTTTGCCGGCGCCGAGAGCTTTGACGCGTTTCTGGCGGGCACCGACATTTTGGTGAACCTTCTGCCGCTGACGCCTGAAACGACCGGTATCCTTAACAGCGCGACCTTTGCCAAGCTGCGGCGCGACCGGCTCGATGGTGGTCCGGTGATCATCAATGCGGCGCGTGGCGGGCATCAGCGCGAGGCCGATATTGTGGCTGCGCTGGCCGATGGCACGCTGGGCGCGGCGAGCCTTGATGTGTTCGAGACCGAACCCCTACCCGCCGATAGCCCATTGTGGGCAATCGAAAATTGCTATGTGACGCCCCATATCGCCGCGATTTCCAATGAAGCGACGGGCGTTCGCTATTTCACCAAAATCATCGAAGACCACAAAGCGGGCAAGCCGCTGATAAACGTCGTCGATCGCGATCGTGGATATTAA